A part of bacterium genomic DNA contains:
- a CDS encoding glycosyltransferase family 4 protein — protein MSVRVVIPQKPGINSYLELLGEALAEEGWTVEYAFPPNPDSLAPITWIHWPEQLTDYQRPSADDVERIGAWLQASARQGVLVWTVHNTHRHGMPDDPGFRALYELTARHAQVHLHHGHRSVERVRAEFPAAEPIVTSVFRHGGYWDLLGEHTRESARASLGIAPDARVLLVFGQVRESREYMLALRAARVKGWRVLVAGQLPRVRRRERPGFWLAVRRAGDRFEHRAGPFEPEQVDRLVKAADAVLIPRYECLNSGNVFLGFTFSLPVLGPDVGNVGEVLRETGNPLFEPGRAGDLERALLELSHQDGPALGRRNANWLEQNCQWEQAARIAIDAIGRVRAEASVASKAIAPENA, from the coding sequence ATGAGTGTTCGCGTCGTCATCCCGCAAAAGCCGGGTATCAACAGCTATCTGGAACTCCTGGGCGAGGCGCTGGCCGAGGAGGGTTGGACCGTGGAGTACGCGTTCCCCCCGAACCCGGACTCGCTCGCGCCCATCACCTGGATCCACTGGCCGGAGCAGCTCACCGACTATCAACGGCCGTCAGCAGACGACGTGGAGCGCATCGGCGCGTGGCTGCAGGCGAGTGCACGGCAAGGAGTGCTGGTTTGGACCGTGCACAACACGCATCGACACGGGATGCCCGACGATCCGGGATTTCGCGCGCTGTACGAGCTGACTGCCAGGCACGCCCAGGTGCATCTGCACCACGGCCACCGTTCGGTCGAACGAGTTCGCGCGGAATTTCCCGCGGCAGAACCCATTGTCACGTCTGTGTTCCGGCACGGCGGATACTGGGATCTGCTGGGCGAGCACACGCGCGAGAGCGCGCGTGCGTCGTTGGGCATCGCGCCCGACGCTCGGGTGCTGCTGGTGTTTGGTCAGGTACGCGAATCGCGCGAGTACATGTTGGCCCTGCGAGCGGCGCGCGTGAAGGGCTGGCGGGTGCTGGTCGCGGGACAGCTTCCGCGTGTGCGACGGCGCGAGCGCCCGGGTTTCTGGCTTGCGGTGCGCCGTGCCGGCGATCGATTCGAGCATCGAGCGGGCCCCTTCGAACCCGAGCAGGTCGATCGGCTGGTCAAGGCTGCAGATGCCGTCTTGATTCCGCGGTACGAGTGCCTGAACAGCGGCAACGTGTTCCTGGGCTTTACCTTCTCGCTACCCGTGTTGGGCCCCGACGTGGGGAACGTGGGTGAGGTGCTGCGCGAAACCGGAAATCCGTTGTTCGAGCCGGGACGCGCGGGCGATCTGGAGCGTGCGCTTCTGGAGTTGTCGCATCAAGACGGGCCCGCCCTGGGTCGGCGGAACGCGAACTGGCTGGAGCAGAACTGCCAGTGGGAGCAGGCGGCGCGCATCGCGATCGACGCTATCGGGCGCGTGCGCGCAGAGGCGAGTGTTGCGTCGAAGGCGATTGCACCCGAGAATGCCTGA
- a CDS encoding oligosaccharide flippase family protein, giving the protein MSSRVTADTSVTPPGLGARVRLASAITLSGSFGSQGLRLVGNLILTRLLVPEAFGVMALVNVTVYGLQMMSDLGIRASIVQSQRDDEAFVHTLWSVQVGRGFVLWAVASALAFPLAAFYAAPDLRSLLPVVALTAVIDGFASTRLFTLNRKLVLGRLTAIELGAQATGIGLMIGYALWSPSVWALVAGTLVGSTSKTLLSHLAIPGATDRFAWDPTAARELLGFGRWILLSSATNFLSSRGDVLLLGALMSLPALGIYSLAIVMTNAASSIIGALRSRVVLPALSQIVREEPSRLSPIYYRARRALEFLGLSIAMVLVAGGDSIVNVLYDPRYSDAGWMVRILALRLVLAAVGGPGAMCLVALGKPQYMFWANLSQALWLACCVPLAMYLGGLHATIWAIASYDLPASLIISAGLVRWRVFSLRQELRFVLLAALGMVVALIVRPWLGSLFG; this is encoded by the coding sequence TTGAGTTCGAGAGTCACGGCAGACACCTCCGTCACGCCGCCCGGTCTGGGTGCGCGCGTACGGCTGGCGTCCGCGATCACGCTGAGCGGAAGCTTCGGCTCTCAGGGTCTGCGGCTCGTGGGCAATTTGATTCTGACCCGGCTGCTGGTTCCGGAGGCGTTCGGCGTCATGGCGCTCGTGAACGTGACCGTCTACGGGCTGCAGATGATGTCGGACCTGGGCATCCGAGCGAGCATCGTGCAGAGCCAAAGAGACGACGAAGCCTTCGTTCACACCTTGTGGAGCGTGCAGGTCGGCCGCGGTTTCGTGCTCTGGGCGGTCGCTTCGGCGCTGGCCTTTCCGCTTGCAGCCTTCTACGCGGCACCGGATCTGCGCAGCCTGCTGCCAGTGGTGGCGCTTACGGCGGTGATCGACGGCTTTGCTTCGACGCGATTGTTTACCCTCAACCGCAAGCTCGTGCTCGGTCGGCTGACGGCGATCGAACTTGGCGCTCAGGCCACCGGCATCGGACTGATGATCGGCTACGCGCTGTGGAGTCCGAGCGTCTGGGCCCTGGTCGCCGGCACTCTGGTTGGCAGCACCAGCAAGACTCTGTTGAGTCACCTGGCCATTCCGGGAGCGACCGATCGCTTTGCCTGGGATCCGACAGCCGCGCGCGAGTTGCTGGGCTTCGGTCGCTGGATCCTCCTGAGCAGCGCCACCAACTTCCTTTCGAGCCGGGGGGACGTGCTGTTGCTCGGCGCGCTGATGTCGCTTCCGGCGTTGGGCATCTACTCGCTTGCCATCGTGATGACCAACGCCGCGTCCAGCATCATCGGTGCGCTCCGCTCGCGCGTGGTCCTGCCGGCACTGAGCCAGATCGTGCGCGAAGAGCCCTCCCGGCTGAGTCCCATCTACTACCGGGCCAGGCGCGCCCTCGAGTTTTTGGGGCTGTCGATCGCCATGGTGCTGGTCGCCGGGGGCGATTCGATCGTGAACGTGCTGTACGACCCTCGTTATTCGGACGCCGGTTGGATGGTTCGCATCCTGGCGCTGCGGCTGGTGCTCGCGGCCGTCGGGGGGCCGGGTGCCATGTGCCTGGTGGCACTCGGCAAGCCGCAGTACATGTTCTGGGCGAACCTGTCGCAGGCGTTGTGGCTGGCCTGCTGCGTCCCCTTGGCGATGTACCTGGGAGGACTGCATGCCACCATCTGGGCGATCGCAAGCTATGATCTGCCGGCCTCGCTGATCATCAGTGCAGGGCTCGTTCGCTGGCGCGTGTTCTCGCTGCGCCAGGAGCTGCGCTTTGTCCTGCTTGCAGCGCTGGGCATGGTAGTCGCCCTGATTGTACGACCCTGGTTGGGATCTCTTTTTGGATGA